From Streptomyces sp. TLI_105, the proteins below share one genomic window:
- a CDS encoding sialidase family protein, which translates to MLPLSERRPPGARRFALSAWFCALSLAVLAAVVLAVAPQSPAVASTTAATTVPEVAKQVSTVPFKARENYYCTRIPAVVTSKTGVLLAFAEGRTRLDSTGCHDVGDNDLVLKRSLDGGTTWQALQIVVGGSDELAHGNPAPVVDAVTGRITLLYSSSDWNHDPVKPSRTGYERTVHAVHSMDGGVTWSASAPQPQLKAAGWGWVSTGPGHGIQLSRGPHHGRLIVPGDHTAGGDTTAGGQLYISDDGGLTWTLGATSEASKSGAYPAELTVVETVDGNVYVNARNSAPTHCQTNEHRLAAVGTDGGGAFAAPFTQVADLDTSPVFGSLLRLHAVDQDGKPDQLLYSGASRLGPSALEDRRELAVRSSYDEGKTWQTVGTLVSAARTGYSDLTLLPNGSIGIVYETAGNIPHGNVAFAAFTEQAMDGSRTELRRPRTSDTRVKGPGEAGNHAIVHGGARLGTRLDGVAMEFDGEDDYLRLVCSPSLRVDDKDFTVTAWFKHSATTGTLPIIWAYGMPGTDPLKKGRHFSVRAEPGSNVLRGTVGTDIGSTEVTLPSSYNDGQWHHVVFTRQGLTIRLAVDGGPAATATMPAGASASERNLTPAAEFNIHIGARPDFPNQPVGVAQLFRGALDDVRLFDTALTTGEAADVKAGSLEVAKSNEKLRLGFSTIW; encoded by the coding sequence ATGCTGCCCTTGTCCGAGCGCCGTCCACCGGGCGCTCGCCGCTTCGCGCTGTCCGCGTGGTTCTGCGCGCTCTCCCTCGCCGTCCTGGCCGCGGTCGTCCTCGCGGTCGCGCCGCAGTCGCCCGCCGTCGCCTCGACGACGGCCGCGACCACCGTGCCGGAGGTCGCGAAGCAGGTGTCCACCGTGCCGTTCAAGGCGCGGGAGAACTACTACTGCACCCGCATCCCCGCCGTCGTCACCAGCAAGACGGGCGTCCTCCTCGCCTTCGCCGAGGGCCGCACCCGGCTGGACTCCACCGGCTGCCACGACGTCGGCGACAACGACCTCGTGCTCAAGAGGTCCCTCGACGGAGGTACGACCTGGCAGGCCCTCCAGATCGTCGTCGGCGGCTCCGACGAGCTCGCCCACGGCAACCCCGCGCCGGTCGTGGACGCGGTCACCGGCCGGATCACGCTCCTGTACTCCAGCAGCGACTGGAACCACGACCCGGTCAAGCCCAGCCGCACCGGGTACGAGCGCACCGTCCACGCCGTCCACAGCATGGACGGCGGCGTGACCTGGTCCGCGAGCGCGCCCCAGCCGCAGCTCAAGGCCGCCGGCTGGGGATGGGTCTCCACCGGCCCCGGCCACGGCATCCAGCTCAGCCGCGGTCCGCACCACGGCCGGCTGATCGTCCCCGGCGACCACACGGCCGGCGGTGACACGACCGCGGGCGGCCAGCTGTACATCAGCGACGACGGCGGACTCACCTGGACCCTCGGTGCCACCTCCGAGGCGAGCAAGTCCGGTGCGTACCCGGCGGAGCTCACGGTCGTCGAGACCGTCGACGGGAACGTCTACGTCAACGCCCGCAACTCCGCGCCCACGCACTGCCAGACCAACGAGCACCGGCTCGCCGCCGTCGGCACCGACGGCGGCGGAGCCTTCGCGGCCCCCTTCACCCAGGTGGCCGACCTGGACACCTCCCCGGTGTTCGGCTCGCTGCTGCGGCTGCACGCCGTGGACCAGGACGGAAAGCCCGACCAGCTGCTGTACTCGGGTGCCTCCCGTCTCGGCCCGAGCGCGCTGGAGGACCGGCGAGAGCTGGCCGTCCGCTCCTCGTACGACGAGGGCAAGACCTGGCAGACCGTCGGCACCCTGGTCTCGGCGGCCCGCACCGGCTACTCCGATCTGACGCTGCTGCCGAACGGTTCGATCGGCATCGTGTACGAGACGGCCGGCAACATCCCGCACGGCAACGTCGCCTTCGCCGCCTTCACCGAGCAGGCCATGGACGGCTCCCGGACGGAGCTGCGCCGTCCGCGCACCTCCGACACGCGCGTCAAGGGTCCCGGCGAGGCCGGCAACCACGCCATCGTCCACGGCGGGGCGCGGCTCGGCACGCGTCTCGACGGCGTGGCCATGGAGTTCGACGGTGAGGACGACTACCTGCGCCTCGTCTGCTCGCCGTCCCTGCGGGTCGACGACAAGGACTTCACCGTCACGGCCTGGTTCAAGCACTCCGCCACGACGGGCACGCTGCCGATCATCTGGGCGTACGGCATGCCGGGCACCGACCCGCTGAAGAAGGGCCGGCACTTCTCCGTCCGGGCCGAACCCGGGAGCAACGTGCTGCGCGGCACCGTCGGCACGGACATCGGCTCCACCGAGGTGACGCTCCCGTCCTCGTACAACGACGGCCAGTGGCACCACGTCGTGTTCACGCGTCAGGGCCTCACCATCCGCCTCGCCGTGGACGGGGGCCCCGCGGCCACCGCGACCATGCCGGCCGGGGCCTCGGCGAGCGAGCGGAACCTCACTCCGGCGGCCGAGTTCAACATCCACATCGGTGCCCGGCCCGACTTCCCCAACCAGCCGGTCGGGGTGGCGCAGCTCTTCCGCGGCGCCCTGGACGACGTGCGGCTCTTCGACACCGCCCTCACCACCGGCGAAGCGGCCGACGTGAAGGCCGGCTCCCTCGAAGTGGCGAAGAGCAACGAGAAGCTCCGCCTCGGCTTCTCCACCATCTGGTAG
- a CDS encoding serine hydrolase domain-containing protein produces MTERAKRDVRPSRRAFGGGVLALGGALMIGAVPGAAAAEGRRSGPGSGSAARRTMLRRGSAERAGLLAPHLDGLVADAERFLAPSPTHPWYAGAVLLAGRGGTVALHRAIGSAVRYAAYDEKTDAGVELPPERRIPMTEDTVFDLASVSKLFTSILAVQQIERGTLELEEKVAAYLPEFGGGGKQDVTVRQLLTHTSGFRSWIPLYREPTREGKLRLLWAETPANPPGSAYLYSDLNLISLQLILEEITGRGLEVLLHDEITAPLGMHRTRFNPPLSWRPGIAATEDARRPWSGLDRGMVWGEVHDENAYSLGGVAGHAGVFSRAWDLAILARTLLNGGAYGRARILSPASVELMFTDFNTAFPGDEHGLGFELYQHWYMGAMATPRTAGHTGFTGTSLVLDPTTDAFLIVLGNSVHPVRSWRSGSAPRVATADRLARAVPVRPARGRTSWFSGMASATTATLTLPHVTGAASLECALWWDTEPGADPVALEASADGGTTWRPVPFTTDGRAEHPTGTVGGWSGRVWHTVSAPLPGANALLRWRYTTDQRYVGRGVYVDGLRLLDAAGLPVFDEARPADGARIEANGWTRSAD; encoded by the coding sequence ATGACGGAGCGGGCGAAGCGAGACGTAAGGCCGAGCCGCCGCGCCTTCGGCGGCGGGGTGCTGGCCCTTGGAGGGGCGCTGATGATCGGTGCGGTGCCGGGGGCGGCGGCTGCGGAGGGCCGGCGGTCGGGACCGGGGTCGGGATCGGCCGCGCGGCGGACCATGCTGCGGCGCGGCTCCGCGGAGCGCGCCGGGCTGCTCGCGCCGCACCTGGACGGGCTGGTCGCGGACGCCGAGCGCTTCCTCGCGCCCTCCCCCACGCACCCGTGGTACGCGGGCGCCGTCCTGCTCGCCGGGCGGGGCGGGACCGTCGCCCTGCACCGGGCGATCGGCTCGGCCGTGCGGTACGCGGCGTACGACGAGAAGACCGACGCCGGGGTCGAGCTGCCGCCGGAGCGGCGGATCCCCATGACCGAGGACACCGTCTTCGACCTGGCGTCGGTCTCCAAGCTGTTCACCTCGATCCTGGCGGTGCAGCAGATCGAGCGCGGGACGCTGGAGCTGGAGGAGAAGGTCGCCGCGTACCTGCCGGAGTTCGGCGGCGGTGGGAAGCAGGACGTCACCGTACGGCAGCTGCTCACCCACACGTCCGGCTTCCGGTCCTGGATCCCGCTCTACCGGGAGCCGACGCGGGAGGGGAAGCTGCGGCTGCTGTGGGCCGAGACCCCGGCGAACCCGCCGGGCTCCGCGTACCTCTACTCGGACCTGAACCTGATCTCGCTCCAGCTGATCCTGGAGGAGATCACCGGTCGCGGCCTGGAGGTCCTGCTCCACGACGAGATCACCGCTCCACTCGGGATGCACCGCACTCGTTTCAATCCGCCGCTCTCCTGGCGTCCGGGGATCGCCGCCACCGAGGACGCCCGGCGGCCCTGGTCCGGCCTCGACCGGGGCATGGTGTGGGGCGAGGTCCACGACGAGAACGCCTACTCCCTCGGGGGTGTGGCGGGCCACGCCGGTGTCTTCTCCCGCGCCTGGGACCTCGCGATCCTCGCCCGCACCCTGCTCAACGGCGGCGCGTACGGCCGGGCCCGCATCCTCTCCCCCGCGTCGGTGGAGCTGATGTTCACCGACTTCAACACCGCCTTCCCCGGCGACGAGCACGGGCTCGGCTTCGAGCTCTACCAGCACTGGTACATGGGCGCCATGGCCACCCCGCGCACGGCCGGGCACACCGGCTTCACGGGCACCAGCCTCGTCCTCGACCCGACGACCGACGCGTTCCTGATCGTGCTCGGCAACTCCGTGCACCCGGTGCGCTCCTGGCGCTCCGGCTCCGCGCCGCGCGTCGCCACGGCGGACCGGCTGGCCCGCGCCGTCCCCGTCCGCCCGGCCCGGGGCCGTACCTCATGGTTCTCCGGCATGGCGAGCGCCACGACGGCCACCCTGACGCTGCCTCATGTGACCGGCGCCGCAAGCCTGGAGTGCGCGCTGTGGTGGGACACCGAGCCGGGCGCCGACCCGGTCGCCCTGGAGGCCTCGGCCGACGGCGGCACGACCTGGCGGCCGGTGCCCTTCACCACCGACGGCCGCGCCGAGCACCCGACGGGCACGGTCGGCGGCTGGTCCGGCCGCGTCTGGCACACCGTGTCCGCGCCGCTGCCCGGGGCGAACGCCCTCCTGCGCTGGCGGTACACCACCGATCAGCGGTACGTGGGACGGGGTGTGTACGTGGACGGGCTGCGGCTGCTCGACGCGGCGGGGCTGCCGGTGTTCGACGAGGCGCGGCCGGCGGACGGGGCGCGGATCGAGGCGAACGGCTGGACCAGGTCCGCCGATTGA
- a CDS encoding nitronate monooxygenase family protein: protein MKTELSRTLGIEHAIFGFTPFPAVAAALTRAGGFGVLGAVRYTAPDDLARDLDWMQEHTDGLPYGLDVVMPAKKAVEGVTEAEIEAMIPEEHRAFVRATLAKHGVPELAEGEASGWRITGWMEQVARSQLDVAFGYPIRLLANALGSPPPDVVARAHDHGVLVAALAGSARHARHHADAGIDIVVAQGYEAGGHTGEIASMVLTPEVVDAVSPLPVLAAGGIGSGEQIAAGLALGAQGVWLGSIWLTTTEAELHSRALTDKLLAAGSGDTVRSRALTGKPARQLRTEWTDAWDDPAGPGPLPMPLQGLLVAEAVSRIQRYEVEPLLGTPVGQIVGRMNSERSVQQVVDDLTRGFEKAVDRINRIAGRSAQ from the coding sequence ATGAAGACGGAGCTGAGTCGCACACTGGGGATCGAGCACGCCATCTTCGGCTTCACGCCCTTCCCCGCGGTGGCCGCCGCACTCACCAGAGCCGGCGGGTTCGGCGTCCTCGGCGCGGTCCGCTACACCGCGCCCGACGACCTCGCCCGCGACCTCGACTGGATGCAGGAGCACACCGACGGCCTGCCCTACGGCCTCGACGTCGTGATGCCCGCGAAGAAGGCGGTCGAAGGCGTCACCGAGGCCGAGATCGAGGCCATGATCCCCGAGGAGCACCGGGCGTTCGTCCGCGCCACGCTCGCCAAGCACGGAGTCCCCGAACTGGCCGAGGGCGAGGCCTCCGGCTGGCGGATCACCGGCTGGATGGAGCAGGTCGCCCGCAGCCAGCTCGACGTGGCCTTCGGCTACCCGATCAGACTCCTCGCCAACGCCCTCGGATCGCCGCCGCCCGACGTCGTCGCCCGCGCCCACGACCACGGCGTCCTCGTCGCCGCCCTCGCCGGCAGCGCCCGCCACGCCCGCCACCACGCCGACGCCGGCATCGACATCGTCGTCGCCCAGGGGTACGAGGCGGGCGGCCACACCGGCGAGATCGCCTCCATGGTCCTCACCCCCGAGGTCGTCGACGCCGTCTCCCCGCTGCCCGTGCTGGCCGCCGGCGGCATCGGCAGCGGCGAGCAGATCGCCGCCGGACTCGCCCTCGGCGCCCAGGGCGTCTGGCTCGGCTCGATCTGGCTCACCACCACCGAGGCCGAGCTGCACTCCCGCGCCCTCACCGACAAGCTGCTCGCCGCCGGCTCCGGCGACACGGTCCGCTCCCGCGCACTGACCGGCAAGCCCGCCCGTCAGCTCCGCACCGAGTGGACCGACGCCTGGGACGACCCGGCGGGGCCCGGCCCGCTCCCCATGCCCCTCCAGGGACTCCTGGTCGCCGAGGCCGTCTCCCGTATCCAGCGGTACGAGGTCGAGCCGCTCCTCGGCACCCCCGTCGGACAGATCGTCGGCCGGATGAACTCCGAGCGCAGCGTCCAGCAGGTCGTCGACGACCTCACCCGCGGCTTCGAGAAGGCCGTGGACCGCATCAACCGCATCGCCGGACGGAGCGCCCAGTGA